A region of Culicoides brevitarsis isolate CSIRO-B50_1 chromosome 1, AGI_CSIRO_Cbre_v1, whole genome shotgun sequence DNA encodes the following proteins:
- the LOC134827405 gene encoding protein preli-like — MAKFHESRTTFNYSWEQVAQAFWRKYPNPYSSHVLSEDTLCREVTRDGKLHSKRLLTKTNRVPKWGERFFKAKFVCIVEESIVDPKEKTIVTYTRNIGFNKIMNVVEKVTYRMSNESSAKTEAVRCAWIDSQVYGFSTALKAFGLDRFKKNCAKTVLGFNHVLHHMFPGVLISQRDIGSPADKIKEAAKTAAEQIYQVYSVKN, encoded by the exons ATGGCGAAATTTCACGAAAGTCGCACCACTTTCAACTATTCATGGGAACAAGTTGCACAAGCGTTCTGGCGAAAGTATCCAAATCCctacag TTCGCACGTTCTCAGCGAAGACACACTTTGTCGCGAAGTGACCAGAGACGGAAAATTGCATTCCAAGCGATTGCTGACAAAAACAAATCGTGTGCCCAAGTGGGGCGAGCGATTCTTCAAGGCCAAATTCGTGTGTATCGTAGAGGAATCGATTGTGGATCCAAAGGAAAAAACTATCGTCACGTACACACGAAATATcggttttaacaaaattatg aaTGTGGTCGAGAAAGTGACATACAGGATGTCCAATGAATCATCGGCAAAGACTGAAGCAGTGCGATGTGCCTGGATTGACTCGCAAGTTTATGGTTTTTCAACTGCATTAAAGGCTTTTGGTTTGGatagatttaaaaagaattgtgCAAAGACG gtgcTCGGTTTTAATCATGTGCTTCACCATATGTTTCCTGGTGTCCTCATTTCACAACGAGACATTGGAAGTCCGGCAGATAAAATAAAGGAGGCAGCAAAAACGGCCGCGGAACAAATTTATCAAGTatattcagtaaaaaattag
- the LOC134827403 gene encoding uncharacterized protein LOC134827403 yields METRASKRRRLTDELENIKPNINVDDKTAVIKKKNLKTPKTEIKTELILYEPSLEQLSSPDILDMKSLIRYFDGDDPQTFMDHCRKYMNSTLMSIVEEATIQQADTPIWHQMRLGRITASRIHQASRCKTKNGSLVDSIMGKKSGWSFAMQRGTDLEDRVFAVLKKELASEKLRQCGIFLDANLPHLAASPDGIAENFVVEIKCPATPKTHAEYLTVETLNPKYYGQIQLQMHITQRKKALLGVADLNFERNKKVTKVWIEYDEDYVKELIDDANSFWTEAVFPKLLKFKTKY; encoded by the coding sequence ATGGAGACCAGAGCATCAAAACGTCGTCGTTTAACTGATGAACTCGAAAATATTAAGCCGAATATTAATGTGGACGACAAAACTGCCGttattaagaagaaaaatctcaaaactcCAAAGACTGAAATCAAGACTGAACTCATTCTCTACGAACCTTCATTAGAGCAGCTCTCATCACCGGACATTTTGGACATGAAATCTCTAATTAGGTACTTTGACGGAGACGATCCACAGACATTTATGGATCATTGTCGCAAATACATGAATTCTACGTTGATGAGCATTGTCGAGGAAGCAACTATTCAGCAAGCAGATACTCCAATTTGGCATCAAATGCGCTTAGGACGCATTACAGCCTCTCGCATCCACCAAGCTAGTCGTTGCAAAACGAAAAATGGATCGTTAGTGGATTCAATCATGGGGAAAAAGTCGGGCTGGTCTTTTGCCATGCAACGCGGAACCGATTTGGAAGACAGAGTTTTTGCCGTACTCAAGAAAGAACTCGCTTCGGAGAAATTAAGACAATGTGGGATATTTTTGGATGCAAATTTACCTCATTTGGCGGCAAGTCCTGACGGTATTgccgaaaattttgttgtggAAATCAAGTGTCCCGCAACGCCAAAAACTCATGCGGAATATTTGACTGTTGAGACTCTGAATCCCAAGTACTATGGACAAATTCAATTGCAAATGCACATTACGCAGCGCAAGAAGGCTTTGCTCGGTGTTGCTGATTTGAATTTCGAACGCAACAAGAAAGTAACTAAAGTCTGGATTGAATATGACGAGGATTACGTTAAGGAGCTCATAGACGACGCAAATTCATTTTGGACTGAAGCTGTTTTCCCTAAATTGCTCAAATTTAAgactaaatattaa
- the LOC134838173 gene encoding protein Wnt-5, protein MLHKEKEMVFYGFYVLGLIFVSCQAVLQTSEDLESGYVGGWWLSLGIKSPFVEFTTEFETLSNDTTYFNFTQHMNVIQSKQMQTVTSPTTTPSTTTMAAKTTIPAVPKRLTLNIGGQTADFLALFGHHPSLSITPPTHFTTEIPDKTIRIVETQERAEALQSEPKKYIIPLALKTTSTEKEKKSTVFQDTSLHIDDLKNHILMLQNFAQADKTFQSKFVVFPHLSNETTTSTTTEAPTTPPRTTSAKKVRINSRNLVRISTTAAPPQVFLQNDQSSADDPEVESDEEKRKLEKRRRRKERKNLKRTQSPNMGPSSRANHSRKSINKAIRNERDETKANFKRSKVSRNRRASSKLRKKSILNTIDVIEKQFETSSLDPKLCYIPDVLSYGQQKLCGTNINVMPVVSRAARSALQNCKMQFKNRRWDCQTIDDPTVFGPIISIGSSEMAYVHALSSASLMSFVARACRDGAFNTCGCSKSKRPKTLKDQWVWGGCGDDFEFAYKFTQRFVDSREKELRRLTRAIVSAPPKEIPKILEQELNLTDESAATSTSPPAILSSHEDKHGKHKGRKGYTKFNTQLEARSLMNLHNNEAGRRAVVKKSRINCKCHGVSGSCSVITCWQQLTSIKDIAEYLKEKYDSATQVRMNQRKKLQVRDYRRTIPNAEDLVYIENSPDWCRPKNNWWKGTQGRVCNRNSKGPDSCFGNNICCGRGFNTRKVVVREKCNCKFHWCCTVKCRTCVKTIEEYTCK, encoded by the exons ATGTTGCACAAAGAAAAAGAGATggttttttatggtttttacgTATTAGG gcttatttttgtttcttgccAAGCCGTTCTCCAGACAAGTGAAGATCTGGAGTCTGGATACGTAGGAGGATGGTGGCTTTCACTCGGCATCAAGTCTCCTTTTGTCGAATTCACCACGGAATTCGAGACCTTGTCGAACGACACgacatatttcaattttacgcAACACATGAACGTAATTCAGAGTAAGCAGATGCAAACGGTCACGAGTCCCACGACAACTCCTTCCACTACGACAATGGCTGCCAAAACGACAATTCCCGCAGTCCCGAAACGCTTGACTCTCAACATTGGAGGCCAAACAGCGGATTTTCTCGCTTTATTTGGGCACCATCCATCTTTGTCGATTACGCCACCCACGCACTTCACTACCGAAATTCCAGACAAGACAATTCGTATTGTGGAGACGCAAGAACGTGCCGAGGCGTTGCAAAGTGAGCcgaaaaaatacattattcCGCTGGCTCTCAAGACCACATCCACAGAGAAAGAGAAGAAATCGACCGTTTTTCAAGATACATCGTTGCACATTGATGACTTGAAGAATCACATCTTGATGTTGCAAAATTTCGCTCAAGCCGACAAGACATTCCAAAGTAAATTTGTCGTTTTTCCGCATTTGAGCAATGAAACAACCACTAGCACCACGACGGAAGCTCCCACGACGCCACCCAGAACAACAAGTGCTAAAAAGGTCAGAATTAATTCGAGAAATTTGGTTCGTATTTCGACGACAGCAGCTCCGCCGCAAGTTTTTCTCCAAAATGACCAGAGTTCTGCCGATGATCCAGAAGTTGAAAGTGACGAGGAGAAACGTAAACTCGAGAAAAGACGTCGTCGCAAGGAACGAAAGAACTTGAAAAGAACTCAAAGTCCGAATATGGGTCCGTCTTCGCGTGCCAATCACAGCAGAAAATCCATCAACAAAGCCATTCGGAATGAGAGAGACGAAACAAAGGCGAATTTCAAACGCAGCAAGGTTTCTCGTAATAGACGAGCATCCAGTAAACTTcgtaaaaaatcgattttgaaTACGATTGACGTGATCGAGAAACAATTCGAGACTTCCTCACTCGATCCGAAACTTTGCTACATCCCAGACGTACTTTCTTATGGGCAGCAAAAATTGTGTGGTACTAATATTAATGTGATGCCCGTTGTATCTCGCGCTGCCCGGAGCGCCCTCCAGAATTGCAAGATGCAGTTCAAAAATCGTCGTTGGGACTGCCAAACAATCGACGATCCCACAGTATTCGGACCAATTATTTCCATTGGTTCCTCGGAAATGGCTTACGTTCATGCACTGAGCTCCGCCTCTTTGATGAGTTTTGTGGCGCGTGCATGTCGCGACGGAGCCTTCAACACTTGCGGTTGCTCCAAATCGAAACGTCCAAAAACGCTCAAAGATCAGTGGGTCTGGGGCGGTTGCGGTGACGACTTTGAATTTGCGTACAAATTTACGCAACGTTTTGTCGATTCGCGCGAAAAAGAGCTGCGACGACTGACACGAGCTATTGTTTCGGCTCCCCCAAAAGAAATACCCAAAATACTAGAGCAAGAGCTAAATTTGACGGATGAAAGTGCGGCAACGTCCACATCTCCGCCCGCCATTTTGTCGTCGCACGAGGACAAACATGGCAAACACAAAGGCCGCAAAGGCTACACTAAATTTAATACGCAACTCGAGGCACGTAGCTTGATGAATTTGCACAACAATGAGGCAGGTCGTCGTGCCGTCGTAAAGAAGTCTAGAATTAATTGCAAGTGCCACGGCGTATCGGGCTCGTGCAGTGTCATAACGTGCTGGCAACAACTGACGTCCATCAAGGATATCGCCGAATATCTCAAGGAAAAGTATGATTCGGCCACGCAGGTGCGTATGAATCAGCGCAAAAAGTTGCAGGTACGCGATTATCGTCGCACCATCCCGAATGCCGAGGATCTCGTTTACATTGAAAACAGTCCGGACTGGTGTCGTCCCAAGAATAACTGGTGGAAGGGTACTCAAGGACGCGTTTGTAATCGCAACTCAAAGGGTCCCGATAGCTGCTTTGGAAACAACATTTGTTGCGGTCGAGGTTTTAACACGCGCAAAGTCGTGGTTCGCGAAAAGTGCAACTGCAAATTCCACTGGTGTTGTACGGTCAAATGTCGTACTTGCGTAAAG ACAATAGAAGAATACACATGTAAGTAA
- the LOC134827406 gene encoding uncharacterized protein LOC134827406, translating into MLAIRSGFARSLTQWRHLSTSARLRSAATATATTQKLEVPPPEGAEKPFNPKLSKIVDEIATLNLLEVSELSSLLKKKLNLPDAPMMPAFGAMPMGGAAPKADEEEEEVAVKKVQTAFKVKLMKFDEKQKVALIKEVKNLLEGMNLVQAKKFVESAPTIVKEDVPKEEADKLKEALSKVGAEIVVE; encoded by the coding sequence ATGTTAGCTATTCGCAGTGGATTCGCTCGTTCCCTTACACAATGGCGTCACCTTTCCACAAGTGCACGTCTGAGAAGTGCTGCCACAGCGACGGCCACCACACAAAAACTAGAAGTTCCACCACCGGAAGGTGCGGAAAAACCATTTAACccaaaattgagtaaaattgtCGACGAAATTGCCACACTGAACTTGCTGGAGGTGTCCGAGCTGAGCAGtttgttgaagaaaaagcTAAATTTGCCGGATGCCCCCATGATGCCTGCCTTTGGAGCGATGCCAATGGGTGGTGCTGCACCAAAAGCCgatgaggaagaagaagaggtTGCCGTCAAAAAGGTCCAAACTGCATTCAAGGTGAAACTCATGaagtttgatgaaaaacaaaagGTCGCACTAATCAAGGAAGTGAAAAACCTCCTGGAGGGCATGAATTTGGTACAAGCGAAGAAATTCGTCGAAAGTGCCCCGACCATCGTGAAAGAAGATGTTCCAAAAGAAGAGGCTGACAAACTGAAGGAAGCTCTTTCCAAGGTGGGAGCTGAAATTGTCGTAGAATAA
- the LOC134827404 gene encoding AP-1 complex subunit mu-1: MSSSAIFILDIKGKVLVSRNYRGDIDMSLIDKFMPLVMEKEEEGLQTPIIQLDSVSFAYVKTNNLYIVSITKKNANIAMVFVFLHKVVTVFTEYFKEMEEESIRDNFVCIYELLDELLDFGYPQTTDSKILQEYITQEGHKLEIQPRIPLAVTNAVSWRSEGIKYRKNEVFLDVIESVNLLANANGNVLRSEIVGAIKMRVYLSGMPELRLGLNDKVLFESTGRGKSKSVELEDVKFHQCVRLSRFENDRTISFIPPDGEFELMSYRLNTHVKPLIWIESVIERFAHSRVEYMIKAKSQFKRRSTANNVEIIIPVPMDADSPKFKTTIGSVKYAPEQNAITWSIKSFPGGKEYLMRAHFGLPSVMSEDTEGKPPIQVKFEIPYFTTSGIQVRYLKIIEKSGYQALPWVRYITQNGDYQLRTN, from the exons ATGTCGTCGTCCGCCATCTTCATTCTGGACATCAAGGGAAAG GTGCTCGTTAGCAGGAATTACCGCGGCGACATCGATATGAGCCTCATCGACAAATTTATGCCGCTGGTGATGGAGAAGGAGGAAGAAGGCTTGCAAACGCCCATCATCCAGCTGGATTCCGTCTCCTTTGCTTACGTAAAAACAAATAACCTGTATATCGTGTCGATTacgaagaaaaatgcaaaCATTGCAATGGTTTTCGTGTTCCTTCACAAGGTGGTGACAGTCTTTACGGAGTACTTCAAGGAGATGGAAGAGGAAAGTATTCGCGATAATTTCGTGTGCATCTACGAATTGCTCGACGAACTGCTGGATTTTGGGTATCCCCAAACGACAGACAGCAAAATCCTGCAAGAATACATTACGCAGGAAGGACACAAATTGGAGATACAGCCAAGAATCCCTCTGGCTGTCACAAATGCCGTTTCGTGGCGCTCCGAGGGCATCAAATACAGAAAGAACGAAGTTTTTCTCGATGTCATCGAAAGTGTCAACTTACTGGCGAACGCCAACGGGAATGTCTTGCGATCCGAGATTGTGGGTGCAATTAAAATGCGCGTTTATCTCTCGGGCATGCCTGAATTACGACTAGGTCTCAACGATAAAGTGCTCTTCGAGAGTACCGGACGTGGCAAATCCAAGTCTGTCGAGCTGGAAGACGTCAAATTCCATCAATGCGTCCGATTGTCACGCTTCGAGAACGACCGgacaatttcattcattccgCCCGACGGTGAGTTCGAGCTCATGTCCTACCGGCTAAACACCCACGTTAAACCCCTCATTTGGATTGAGTCCGTGATCGAGCGTTTCGCGCATAGTCGCGTCGAGTACATGATTAAGGCGAAATCCCAATTTAAACGGAGATCGACGGCGAATAACGTGGAAATTATTATTCCTGTGCCGATGGATGCGGACTCGCCAAAGTTCAAAACCACCATTGGCAGCGTTAAATATGCGCCGGAGCAGAACGCCATCACATGGAGTATCAAGAGTTTCCCCGGTGGCAAGGAGTATCTTATGCGGGCGCATTTTGGACTGCCTTCAGTGATGTCGGAAGACACGGAGGGAAAACCCCCAATCCaagtgaaatttgaaattcccTATTTTACGACGTCGGGcattcag gttcgctatcttaaaattatcgaaaaaagtgGCTATCAAGCTCTGCCATGGGTGCGCTATATAACACAAAACGGAGACTATCAGTTgagaacaaattaa